The following coding sequences lie in one Cloeon dipterum chromosome 1, ieCloDipt1.1, whole genome shotgun sequence genomic window:
- the LOC135948156 gene encoding sal-like protein 1 isoform X3, translating to MSRRKQARPIRVLEPEDALQSALTEPAEPGTSILGAINENSCSVSEDDGAESEDLQDADPNSERQCRRCKADFVNLAAYVAHKPTCAKPVDEEELAGSSGEDADDEKRDGGEVLKRRRLQDAENNNGAVTTPNKEEMEDFSEPNKVANMMNLAPLLNLSSGGGSPNAAAALATLSTLPGAAGLFSSSVTLETMQNTKVAVAQFAATALANCANNPAAMQELAVLQSTLFALQQQQVMQMNIIQQLQQQLTLNRDSKEGSPVSPASIPRSQQDDILTPPSPPISIPSSLPLSSANVPLQPSGYHHERERERVMEKERFMQPSPSSQGTALPATMMSKPLSAGPRISMAEISHTIKPPVKDSPRVPTPPTTSSAPTSIANSIIPPHPLHHQTGGVTGCSISATLADTIITNTEPFPSLDEPNSLEMLQRRAQEVLDSASQGLLAGNLADELAFRGSGGSKGGKNGDGKRGSEPFFKHRCRYCGKVFGSDSALQIHIRSHTGERPFKCNVCGSRFTTKGNLKVHFQRHTSKFPHIKMNPNPVPEHLDKYHPPLLAQLQQNNPSSSSPPLIPHPVIGSSLPPFPPSQVSTHPPSIPIPSSHHFRANSHPLLNTSTLVAPTGLQIPPPAVAAVPPSQQQQQQHQQHHHLSLPLHHHHHHHLKREQYQPPQDVPENLSKPAPRPSSNTSSASPPLHARVKAEAVYSDDDDADKRSNSNHHEDLMHPLTSPSSHHTPHNDLHHRPPSSSNPYLDEELSGGGRSSSRAGDFSEEEAALGGGDRDAGSPPPPSFVDAAADETSQRSLLSQQAASRHDQPENLNESSPLPSPALARSCGSPSESNSLGALDLTPKIASPPATVVSSSSSTGGGGGGSSSVTPSALFASPPAMNLPPHLVNGNFLSSASAAAILARMPPMHGSPARGNTTCNICFKTFACNSALEIHYRSHTKERPFKCTICDRGFSTKDGDATLTNSPRSDHPLSPNPAPCVCDQWRIQHNSPAPKSKRQTPKIPSRVKRKPPAHGFGITARFPYSHLNLFFDAGYATSPLARQHLPGNMKQHMLTHKIRDMPQHLFDTSKKPSSRDRDLVHSSQMLSHGHHPSSLLPQQHHQPPMHLSLQSLQNCSNSNSEDGLEERAPSTPTSDSHISTRSPELGLKRPSPEEDMPMAKRPSGLHKHLCHVCNKNFSSSSALQIHMRTHTGDKPFKCTVCQKAFTTKGNLKHCLQVHMGTHMWNNGASRRGRRMSLDLPPIPMTPKDSEFLQRRPDLFYPYLTTPFINGMQQKLNEISVIQSSTPPGGLPSPPSKFGPGLPMGFHGLGQPFDKPLGLTTADASRSPSPEDKSSPLSLVRHASSPPAASAWDMHYRRLSPADRNGSPPSTQQGIMSLSPSPPAGAQNAEAPQHRGESLVA from the exons ACGAAAATTCGTGCTCAGTGTCGGAAGACGACGGTGCAGAAAGCGAGGATTTGCAGGACGCAGACCCCAACAGCGAGCGCCAGTGCCGACGTTGCAAGGCCGACTTCGTGAATTTGGCCGCCTACGTGGCTCACAAGCCGACCTGCGCCAAGCCGGTGGACGAGGAAGAGCTCGCTGGCTCCTCAGGTGAGGACGCCGACGACGAAAAGCGCGACGGCGGCGAGGTGCTAAAGCGCCGTCGCCTCCAGGACGCTGAGAACAACAACGGAGCCGTCACAACCCCCAACAAAGAGGAGATGGAGGACTTTAGCGAGCCAAACAAAGTAGCGAATATGATGAACCTGGCACCACTGCTGAACCTGTCGTCGGGCGGCGGATCCCCGAACGCGGCAGCCGCCCTGGCGACGCTTTCCACGCTGCCCGGCGCAGCAGGTCTGTTCTCCAGCTCTGTCACCCTGGAAACAATGCAGAACACTAAGGTGGCCGTGGCGCAGTTCGCTGCGACCGCCCTGGCCAACTGCGCCAACAACCCTGCCGCGATGCAGGAGTTGGCCGTGCTGCAGTCGACGCTGTTcgcgctgcagcagcagcaggtgatGCAGATGAACATCATCCAGCAGCTACAGCAGCAGCTCACCCTGAACAGAGACAGCAAAGAGGGCAGCCCGGTGTCCCCCGCGTCCATTCCCAGGAGCCAGCAGGATGACATTCTCACTCCCCCCTCTCCTCCCATATCAATCCCTTCCAGCCTTCCCCTCTCGTCGGCGAACGTGCCCCTCCAGCCGAGCGGTTACCACCACGAGAGGGAGCGCGAGCGAGTCATGGAGAAGGAGCGGTTCATGCAGCCTTCGCCCTCGTCGCAGGGCACGGCGCTGCCGGCCACGATGATGAGCAAGCCGCTGTCCGCGGGCCCACGCATCTCGATGGCCGAGATCTCGCACACGATCAAGCCACCGGTGAAGGATTCGCCGAGGGTGCCGACCCCGCCCACTACCTCATCCGCCCCGACAAGCATCGCCAACTCGATCATCCCGCCGCACCCGCTGCACCACCAGACGGGAGGTGTGACCGGCTGCTCCATCTCGGCGACCCTGGCGGACACCATCATCACCAACACGGAACCGTTCCCGTCGCTGGACGAGCCGAACTCGCTCGAGATGCTTCAGCGGCGCGCGCAAGAGGTGCTGGACAGCGCCAGTCAGGGCCTGCTCGCCGGTAACCTGGCCGACGAGCTGGCGTTCCGCGGCAGCGGTGGCTCCAAGGGCGGCAAGAACGGCGACGGCAAACGCGGCAGCGAGCCCTTCTTCAAGCACCGCTGTCGCTACTGCGGCAAAGTGTTCGGATCGGATTCGGCGCTGCAGATCCATATCCGCTCGCACACAGGTGAGCGACCGTTTAAATGCAATGTTTGTGGTAGTCGTTTCACCACGAAGGGCAATCTGAAAGTTCATTTCCAAAGACACACGTCCAAGTTTCCgcatattaaaatgaatccAAACCCCGTACCCGAACACTTAGACAAATACCACCCGCCACTGTTGGCGCAGTTACAGCAAAACAATCCTTCTTCGTCGTCGCCTCCCCTGATCCCCCACCCCGTCATCGGGTCGAGCCTGCCGCCCTTCCCGCCGTCGCAGGTGTCCACGCACCCGCCCTCCATTCCCATTCCCTCTTCGCACCACTTTCGGGCCAACTCGCACCCTCTGTTGAACACTTCCACCCTGGTCGCACCTACCGGTTTGCAAATTCCTCCGCCCGCCGTCGCTGCAGTTCCGccgtcgcagcagcagcagcagcaacaccaACAACACCACCACCTGTCGCTGCCGctgcaccaccaccaccaccaccacctgAAACGCGAGCAGTACCAACCCCCGCAGGACGTACCTGAAAACCTGAGCAAACCGGCGCCGCGCCCCTCGAGTAACACGAGCTCCGCGTCGCCTCCGCTGCACGCGCGCGTCAAAGCGGAGGCGGTCTACTCGGACGACGATGATGCCGACAAGCGCAGCAACAGCAACCACCACGAGGACCTGATGCACCCACTAACGTCACCCTCGTCCCACCACACCCCGCACAATGACCTGCACCACCGACCACCCTCGTCTTCTAACCCCTACCTCGACGAAGAGCTGAGCGGAGgcggccgcagcagcagccgcgccgGCGACTTTAGCGAGGAGGAGGCGGCGCTCGGGGGTGGCGACCGCGACGCCGgctcgccgcccccgccgtcGTTTGTCGACGCTGCCGCCGACGAGACTTCGCAGAGATCGCTGCTCTCCCAGCAGGCCGCGTCGCGACACGACCAGCCCGAGAACCTCA ATGAGTCGTCTCCGTTGCCGTCACCCGCGTTGGCGCGATCCTGCGGCAGCCCCTCTGAGAGCAACTCGCTGGGCGCGCTGGACCTCACGCCCAAGATCGCCTCGCCGCCGGCCACCgtcgtcagcagcagcagcagcaccggcggcggcggcggcggcagcagcagcgttaCTCCCTCGGCCCTGTTCGCCTCCCCGCCGGCGATGAACCTGCCCCCGCACCTTGTCAACGGCAATTTCCTGTCGAGCGCGTCGGCGGCTGCCATTCTGGCGCGAATGCCGCCCATGCACGGGTCACCAG CACGAGGCAACACGACGTGCAACATTTGCTTCAAGACGTTCGCCTGCAACTCGGCCCTAGAGATCCACTACAGGAGCCACACCAAAGAGCGGCCCTTCAAGTGCACCATCTGCGACCGCGGATTCTCGACCAAG GACGGGGACGCCACCCTGACTAACTCGCCCCGTTCCGATCACCCCCTATCACCCAACCCCGCTCCTTGCGTCTGTGACCAGTGGCGTATCCAGCACAACTCTCCTGCCCCCAAATCAAAACGCCAAACCCCCAAAATCCCGTCCAGAGTCAAGAGAAAACCTCCTGCTCACGGTTTCGGAATTACGGCCAGATTCCCCTACTCCCATCTCAACCTGTTCTTTGACGCTGGATATGCTACTTCACCACTAGCAAGGCAACACCTTCCG GGCAACATGAAGCAGCACATGCTTACCCACAAGATCCGCGACATGCCGCAGCACCTGTTCGACACGAGTAAGAAGCCGTCGTCCCGCGACCGCGACCTGGTGCACTCGAGCCAGATGCTATCGCACGGCCATCACCCCTCGTCGCTGTTGCCGCAGCAGCACCACCAGCCACCGATGCACCTGTCGCTGCAGTCCTTACAGAACTGCAGCAACAGCAACTCGGAGGACGGGTTGGAGGAGCGGGCGCCGTCGACGCCCACCTCAGACTCTCACATCAGCACCCGATCGCCCGAACTGGGCCTCAAGAGACCGTCGCCTGAGGAAGACATGCCCATGGCCAAGCGACCTTCTG GCTTGCACAAGCACTTGTGCCACGTTTGCAATAAGAACTTCTCCTCTTCGTCCGCCCTGCAGATCCATATGCGCACCCACACAGGAGACAAGCCCTTCAAATGCACCGTCTGCCAAAAGGCCTTCACTACCAAGGGAAATCTTAAG CATTGCTTACAGGTGCACATGGGCACTCACATGTGGAACAACGGCGCCTctcgccgcggccgccgcatGTCGCTCGACCTGCCGCCCATCCCGATGACCCCCAAGGACTCGGAATTCTTGCAGCGACGACCAGACCTATTTTACCCCTACTTGACAACACCCTTCATCAATGGAATGCAGCAAAAG CTGAACGAAATCTCCGTGATCCAGTCGTCGACGCCGCCGGGCGGTCTGCCGTCGCCGCCAAGCAAGTTTGGTCCGGGTCTGCCAATGGGTTTCCACGGGCTGGGCCAGCCGTTCGACAAGCCGCTGGGCCTGACGACCGCCGATGCGTCGCGGTCGCCGTCGCCTGAGGACAAGTCGTCGCCACTGTCGCTAGTGCGGCACGCGTCGTCGCCGCCGGCCGCCTCCGCCTGGGACATGCACTACCGCCGCCTCTCGCCCGCCGACCGCAACGGATCGCCGCCGTCCACCCAGCAGGGCATCATGTCATTGTCGCCATCGCCGCCGGCCGGGGCACAGAACGCCGAGGCACCGCAGCATCGCGGCGAGTCCTTGGTCGCCTGA
- the LOC135948156 gene encoding homeotic protein spalt-major-like isoform X7 — protein sequence MSRRKQARPIRVLEPEDALQSALTEPAEPGTSILGAINENSCSVSEDDGAESEDLQDADPNSERQCRRCKADFVNLAAYVAHKPTCAKPVDEEELAGSSGEDADDEKRDGGEVLKRRRLQDAENNNGAVTTPNKEEMEDFSEPNKVANMMNLAPLLNLSSGGGSPNAAAALATLSTLPGAAGLFSSSVTLETMQNTKVAVAQFAATALANCANNPAAMQELAVLQSTLFALQQQQVMQMNIIQQLQQQLTLNRDSKEGSPVSPASIPRSQQDDILTPPSPPISIPSSLPLSSANVPLQPSGYHHERERERVMEKERFMQPSPSSQGTALPATMMSKPLSAGPRISMAEISHTIKPPVKDSPRVPTPPTTSSAPTSIANSIIPPHPLHHQTGGVTGCSISATLADTIITNTEPFPSLDEPNSLEMLQRRAQEVLDSASQGLLAGNLADELAFRGSGGSKGGKNGDGKRGSEPFFKHRCRYCGKVFGSDSALQIHIRSHTGERPFKCNVCGSRFTTKGNLKVHFQRHTSKFPHIKMNPNPVPEHLDKYHPPLLAQLQQNNPSSSSPPLIPHPVIGSSLPPFPPSQVSTHPPSIPIPSSHHFRANSHPLLNTSTLVAPTGLQIPPPAVAAVPPSQQQQQQHQQHHHLSLPLHHHHHHHLKREQYQPPQDVPENLSKPAPRPSSNTSSASPPLHARVKAEAVYSDDDDADKRSNSNHHEDLMHPLTSPSSHHTPHNDLHHRPPSSSNPYLDEELSGGGRSSSRAGDFSEEEAALGGGDRDAGSPPPPSFVDAAADETSQRSLLSQQAASRHDQPENLNESSPLPSPALARSCGSPSESNSLGALDLTPKIASPPATVVSSSSSTGGGGGGSSSVTPSALFASPPAMNLPPHLVNGNFLSSASAAAILARMPPMHGSPVGRIVAARGNTTCNICFKTFACNSALEIHYRSHTKERPFKCTICDRGFSTKDGDATLTNSPRSDHPLSPNPAPCVCDQWRIQHNSPAPKSKRQTPKIPSRVKRKPPAHGFGITARFPYSHLNLFFDAGYATSPLARQHLPGNMKQHMLTHKIRDMPQHLFDTSKKPSSRDRDLVHSSQMLSHGHHPSSLLPQQHHQPPMHLSLQSLQNCSNSNSEDGLEERAPSTPTSDSHISTRSPELGLKRPSPEEDMPMAKRPSDPYAHPHRRQALQMHRLPKGLHYQGKS from the exons ACGAAAATTCGTGCTCAGTGTCGGAAGACGACGGTGCAGAAAGCGAGGATTTGCAGGACGCAGACCCCAACAGCGAGCGCCAGTGCCGACGTTGCAAGGCCGACTTCGTGAATTTGGCCGCCTACGTGGCTCACAAGCCGACCTGCGCCAAGCCGGTGGACGAGGAAGAGCTCGCTGGCTCCTCAGGTGAGGACGCCGACGACGAAAAGCGCGACGGCGGCGAGGTGCTAAAGCGCCGTCGCCTCCAGGACGCTGAGAACAACAACGGAGCCGTCACAACCCCCAACAAAGAGGAGATGGAGGACTTTAGCGAGCCAAACAAAGTAGCGAATATGATGAACCTGGCACCACTGCTGAACCTGTCGTCGGGCGGCGGATCCCCGAACGCGGCAGCCGCCCTGGCGACGCTTTCCACGCTGCCCGGCGCAGCAGGTCTGTTCTCCAGCTCTGTCACCCTGGAAACAATGCAGAACACTAAGGTGGCCGTGGCGCAGTTCGCTGCGACCGCCCTGGCCAACTGCGCCAACAACCCTGCCGCGATGCAGGAGTTGGCCGTGCTGCAGTCGACGCTGTTcgcgctgcagcagcagcaggtgatGCAGATGAACATCATCCAGCAGCTACAGCAGCAGCTCACCCTGAACAGAGACAGCAAAGAGGGCAGCCCGGTGTCCCCCGCGTCCATTCCCAGGAGCCAGCAGGATGACATTCTCACTCCCCCCTCTCCTCCCATATCAATCCCTTCCAGCCTTCCCCTCTCGTCGGCGAACGTGCCCCTCCAGCCGAGCGGTTACCACCACGAGAGGGAGCGCGAGCGAGTCATGGAGAAGGAGCGGTTCATGCAGCCTTCGCCCTCGTCGCAGGGCACGGCGCTGCCGGCCACGATGATGAGCAAGCCGCTGTCCGCGGGCCCACGCATCTCGATGGCCGAGATCTCGCACACGATCAAGCCACCGGTGAAGGATTCGCCGAGGGTGCCGACCCCGCCCACTACCTCATCCGCCCCGACAAGCATCGCCAACTCGATCATCCCGCCGCACCCGCTGCACCACCAGACGGGAGGTGTGACCGGCTGCTCCATCTCGGCGACCCTGGCGGACACCATCATCACCAACACGGAACCGTTCCCGTCGCTGGACGAGCCGAACTCGCTCGAGATGCTTCAGCGGCGCGCGCAAGAGGTGCTGGACAGCGCCAGTCAGGGCCTGCTCGCCGGTAACCTGGCCGACGAGCTGGCGTTCCGCGGCAGCGGTGGCTCCAAGGGCGGCAAGAACGGCGACGGCAAACGCGGCAGCGAGCCCTTCTTCAAGCACCGCTGTCGCTACTGCGGCAAAGTGTTCGGATCGGATTCGGCGCTGCAGATCCATATCCGCTCGCACACAGGTGAGCGACCGTTTAAATGCAATGTTTGTGGTAGTCGTTTCACCACGAAGGGCAATCTGAAAGTTCATTTCCAAAGACACACGTCCAAGTTTCCgcatattaaaatgaatccAAACCCCGTACCCGAACACTTAGACAAATACCACCCGCCACTGTTGGCGCAGTTACAGCAAAACAATCCTTCTTCGTCGTCGCCTCCCCTGATCCCCCACCCCGTCATCGGGTCGAGCCTGCCGCCCTTCCCGCCGTCGCAGGTGTCCACGCACCCGCCCTCCATTCCCATTCCCTCTTCGCACCACTTTCGGGCCAACTCGCACCCTCTGTTGAACACTTCCACCCTGGTCGCACCTACCGGTTTGCAAATTCCTCCGCCCGCCGTCGCTGCAGTTCCGccgtcgcagcagcagcagcagcaacaccaACAACACCACCACCTGTCGCTGCCGctgcaccaccaccaccaccaccacctgAAACGCGAGCAGTACCAACCCCCGCAGGACGTACCTGAAAACCTGAGCAAACCGGCGCCGCGCCCCTCGAGTAACACGAGCTCCGCGTCGCCTCCGCTGCACGCGCGCGTCAAAGCGGAGGCGGTCTACTCGGACGACGATGATGCCGACAAGCGCAGCAACAGCAACCACCACGAGGACCTGATGCACCCACTAACGTCACCCTCGTCCCACCACACCCCGCACAATGACCTGCACCACCGACCACCCTCGTCTTCTAACCCCTACCTCGACGAAGAGCTGAGCGGAGgcggccgcagcagcagccgcgccgGCGACTTTAGCGAGGAGGAGGCGGCGCTCGGGGGTGGCGACCGCGACGCCGgctcgccgcccccgccgtcGTTTGTCGACGCTGCCGCCGACGAGACTTCGCAGAGATCGCTGCTCTCCCAGCAGGCCGCGTCGCGACACGACCAGCCCGAGAACCTCA ATGAGTCGTCTCCGTTGCCGTCACCCGCGTTGGCGCGATCCTGCGGCAGCCCCTCTGAGAGCAACTCGCTGGGCGCGCTGGACCTCACGCCCAAGATCGCCTCGCCGCCGGCCACCgtcgtcagcagcagcagcagcaccggcggcggcggcggcggcagcagcagcgttaCTCCCTCGGCCCTGTTCGCCTCCCCGCCGGCGATGAACCTGCCCCCGCACCTTGTCAACGGCAATTTCCTGTCGAGCGCGTCGGCGGCTGCCATTCTGGCGCGAATGCCGCCCATGCACGGGTCACCAG tCGGTCGAATTGTTGCAGCACGAGGCAACACGACGTGCAACATTTGCTTCAAGACGTTCGCCTGCAACTCGGCCCTAGAGATCCACTACAGGAGCCACACCAAAGAGCGGCCCTTCAAGTGCACCATCTGCGACCGCGGATTCTCGACCAAG GACGGGGACGCCACCCTGACTAACTCGCCCCGTTCCGATCACCCCCTATCACCCAACCCCGCTCCTTGCGTCTGTGACCAGTGGCGTATCCAGCACAACTCTCCTGCCCCCAAATCAAAACGCCAAACCCCCAAAATCCCGTCCAGAGTCAAGAGAAAACCTCCTGCTCACGGTTTCGGAATTACGGCCAGATTCCCCTACTCCCATCTCAACCTGTTCTTTGACGCTGGATATGCTACTTCACCACTAGCAAGGCAACACCTTCCG GGCAACATGAAGCAGCACATGCTTACCCACAAGATCCGCGACATGCCGCAGCACCTGTTCGACACGAGTAAGAAGCCGTCGTCCCGCGACCGCGACCTGGTGCACTCGAGCCAGATGCTATCGCACGGCCATCACCCCTCGTCGCTGTTGCCGCAGCAGCACCACCAGCCACCGATGCACCTGTCGCTGCAGTCCTTACAGAACTGCAGCAACAGCAACTCGGAGGACGGGTTGGAGGAGCGGGCGCCGTCGACGCCCACCTCAGACTCTCACATCAGCACCCGATCGCCCGAACTGGGCCTCAAGAGACCGTCGCCTGAGGAAGACATGCCCATGGCCAAGCGACCTTCTG ATCCATATGCGCACCCACACAGGAGACAAGCCCTTCAAATGCACCGTCTGCCAAAAGGCCTTCACTACCAAGGGAAATCTTAA